A genomic stretch from Bos mutus isolate GX-2022 chromosome 4, NWIPB_WYAK_1.1, whole genome shotgun sequence includes:
- the GIMAP4 gene encoding GTPase IMAP family member 4 encodes MAAQYLREPRTSHGLANSGDSQLRLVLVGKTGAGKSATGNSILREKVFPSSFSAVSITKHCKKGSTTWKGREVVIVDTPGLFDTEVPDAETLKEITRCMVLTSPGPHALLLVIPLGRYTLEDQKATEKILTMFGERAREHMILLFTRKDDLEGMDFHDYLKQDPTAIQELIRKFRDRYCVFNNKATGAEQENQREQLLALVQDVVDKCNGRYYTNSLYQKTEEEIQKQIQVLQEYYRAELERVKAQIKQEFKEEIRKLKDELEQQKQKVEMERQLAETEAHWVSRQQTARDDVLSQKKIFEIIYTLLQVASFVFPLFKD; translated from the exons ATGGCAGCCCAGTACCTCAGAGAACCCAGGACCAGCCATG GGCTTGCAAACTCTGGAGATTCCCAGCTGAGACTTGTCTTAGTGGGTAAGACTGGGGCAGGAAAAAGCGCAACAGGAAACAGCATCCTCAGAGAGAAAGTGTTTCCGTCTAGCTTTTCGGCTGTATCCATCACCAAGCACTGTAAGAAAGGAAGCACCACCTGGAAGGGGAGAGAAGTTGTCATCGTGGACACACCTGGCCTCTTTGACACGGAGGTCCCAGACGCTGAGACTCTCAAGGAGATTACCCGCTGCATGGTGCTGACTTCCCCGGGGCCTCACGCTCTGCTCCTGGTCATCCCACTGGGCCGTTACACGCTGGAAGACCAGAAAGCCACAGAGAAGATCCTGACAATGTTTGGAGAGAGAGCTAGGGAACACATGATTCTCTTATTCACCCGGAAAGATGACTTAGAAGGCATGGATTTCCATGATTACTTAAAGCAAGATCCTACAGCCATCCAAGAGCTGATTCGCAAGTTTAGAGATCGCTACTGTGTTTTCAACAACAAGGCCACAGGAGCTGAGCAGGAGAACCAGAGGGAGCAGCTGCTGGCCCTGGTCCAGGATGTGGTGGACAAGTGCAATGGTCGATACTACACGAATAGCCTGTATCAGAAGACCGAGGAGGAGATTCAGAAACAAATCCAAGTGTTACAAGAATATTACAGAGCAGAGCTCGAGAGAGTGAAAGCTCAGATAAAACAGGAgttcaaagaggaaatcagaaagcTGAAGGATGAACTAGAACAGCAAAAGCAGAAGGTGGAAATGGAAAGGCAATTGGCAGAAACGGAGGCTCACTGGGTTTCAAGGCAGCAAACAGCCAGAGATGATGTTTTGAGTcagaaaaagatatttgaaatcaTCTATACCTTGTTACAGGTTGCTTCCTTTGTCTTCCCTCTGTTTAAGGATTAA